A single region of the Mechercharimyces sp. CAU 1602 genome encodes:
- a CDS encoding cation diffusion facilitator family transporter, producing the protein MLKRMSLMHSHHHEHGHHQRRESNKRGLTIALVITASIMILEFFGGLLTNSLALLSDSGHMLSDSASLALSLFAMWFAAKPLTAKNTYGYYRVEILAALFNAVTLFAIAAFIIWEAVDRFREPPEVAGGTMMIIAFIGLAANFISAYSLMRVGDVKENVNVRSAYLHVIGDALGSAGALLAGFLMITFSWYIADPIISVIVSLLILKSAWGLLKRSIHILMEGTPHEVDHDELHDALKAIPGVIRLHDLHIWTITSGMDALSCHLDIIDEANEQEVLQTAINRIKRITGITHTTIQIEKSTIQHDPIHK; encoded by the coding sequence ATGCTAAAAAGGATGAGTTTAATGCATAGTCACCATCATGAACATGGTCATCACCAGCGTCGCGAAAGCAACAAGCGCGGCTTAACGATTGCTCTGGTCATTACCGCTAGTATTATGATTTTGGAGTTTTTTGGAGGACTTCTCACCAATAGTTTAGCCCTTCTCTCCGACTCGGGACACATGTTAAGTGATTCCGCCTCCCTCGCCCTCAGTCTATTTGCGATGTGGTTTGCTGCAAAACCACTTACCGCCAAGAATACATATGGATATTACCGTGTTGAAATCTTAGCCGCTCTTTTCAACGCTGTTACCCTGTTTGCCATCGCAGCCTTTATTATTTGGGAGGCGGTGGATCGTTTTAGAGAGCCCCCAGAAGTAGCTGGTGGCACCATGATGATCATCGCTTTTATCGGTCTTGCTGCCAATTTCATCAGTGCTTATTCGTTGATGAGAGTGGGGGATGTAAAAGAAAATGTAAATGTACGCAGTGCTTATTTGCATGTGATTGGAGATGCACTCGGCTCAGCCGGAGCACTTCTCGCTGGCTTTCTAATGATCACCTTCTCTTGGTATATCGCCGACCCTATTATTAGTGTCATCGTCTCCTTACTCATCTTAAAAAGCGCATGGGGATTGTTAAAAAGAAGCATCCACATTTTGATGGAAGGAACCCCACACGAAGTGGACCACGACGAACTACATGACGCCTTAAAAGCAATTCCTGGGGTGATTCGCTTACATGACCTTCATATCTGGACCATTACCTCAGGGATGGACGCACTCAGCTGTCACCTCGATATAATAGATGAAGCAAATGAGCAAGAAGTGTTACAAACAGCTATCAATCGGATAAAGAGAATCACCGGTATTACCCATACTACGATCCAAATAGAGAAATCAACAATCCAGCATGACCCTATCCACAAATAA
- a CDS encoding prohibitin family protein → MEIKEEQEVLSVQKKKKNSLFSWKKLVVGGLTLTGLIIGFSAFTETINQGHAGVVYSRSDGVKETTLSQGLHFVNPIERITEYPVSTETVEYNSLPLATRDGKPLTVDMVLEYFNDVEKLPYIYDKFKGQDPEAIEQTWLKARLKDTALEVTSKYTILEVFQNREKVKTEILDKFSKDSKKHGFLIENVVFGTPTPDKETQQAIQEVVNRQQELEALKIDKQKAKEIAEKQLIEAQGIADAQIEKAKGEAEANRLIAESVTPELLEKMEKEARLKHGWVTINGVDSIIVDEDKK, encoded by the coding sequence TTGGAAATAAAAGAAGAACAAGAAGTTCTGTCCGTACAAAAGAAGAAAAAGAATTCTCTCTTTAGTTGGAAAAAGCTTGTCGTAGGTGGACTTACATTAACAGGACTTATCATTGGCTTTTCTGCGTTTACAGAAACGATTAACCAAGGACATGCTGGCGTCGTCTACTCCCGCAGTGATGGGGTGAAAGAGACGACCTTAAGCCAGGGGCTTCACTTTGTAAATCCAATTGAGCGAATCACAGAATATCCTGTTTCTACTGAAACTGTGGAATACAATTCCCTGCCCCTCGCCACCCGAGATGGTAAGCCGCTAACCGTTGATATGGTATTGGAGTACTTCAACGATGTAGAAAAATTACCTTATATCTATGACAAGTTTAAAGGTCAGGATCCTGAGGCTATTGAACAAACCTGGTTAAAAGCACGCTTAAAAGATACCGCACTTGAGGTAACATCAAAGTATACCATCTTAGAAGTGTTCCAGAATCGAGAGAAAGTAAAGACCGAAATTCTCGACAAGTTTTCCAAGGACTCTAAGAAACACGGGTTTCTCATCGAAAATGTAGTGTTCGGTACACCTACGCCAGATAAAGAAACACAGCAAGCGATCCAAGAGGTAGTAAACCGGCAACAAGAGTTGGAAGCTTTAAAAATTGATAAACAAAAAGCGAAAGAAATTGCTGAAAAACAACTGATCGAGGCCCAAGGAATTGCTGATGCCCAAATCGAAAAAGCGAAAGGGGAAGCTGAAGCAAACCGTTTGATTGCTGAATCTGTCACCCCTGAGCTACTTGAAAAGATGGAAAAAGAGGCCCGTTTGAAACACGGTTGGGTTACCATAAACGGCGTGGATAGCATTATTGTAGACGAAGATAAGAAATAG
- the queF gene encoding preQ(1) synthase — protein MEKQVTVDHSKYQNIRFDTQDESTIMVDILETIPYEYPDKETEVVIPTDEFTSVCPWSGLPDFAEIKITFIPKNDLIEMKSLKYYLTSYRNVGIYQEHATNRILDDLVALAKPKYMKIEALWNPRGGLGTSVVAEYRAEKV, from the coding sequence ATGGAAAAACAAGTAACGGTTGATCATAGCAAGTATCAAAACATCCGTTTTGATACACAGGATGAATCAACGATTATGGTGGATATCTTAGAAACAATTCCTTATGAATATCCGGATAAAGAGACGGAAGTGGTGATTCCGACTGATGAGTTTACGTCGGTTTGCCCTTGGTCTGGATTACCTGACTTTGCAGAGATTAAGATCACATTTATTCCTAAAAATGATCTTATTGAGATGAAGTCGTTGAAGTATTACTTAACTTCTTATCGCAATGTAGGGATTTATCAAGAGCATGCGACTAATCGTATCTTAGATGATCTGGTTGCACTGGCAAAGCCCAAGTATATGAAAATCGAAGCGTTGTGGAACCCCCGCGGGGGACTGGGTACGAGTGTAGTTGCTGAATACCGCGCTGAGAAGGTGTAA
- the thiM gene encoding hydroxyethylthiazole kinase, with protein sequence MRITSNDFTLIDRIRDDVPLIHHITNLVSIQDSANVTLHMGASPVMAHAKEEVEEMVAASAALVLNIGTLTQEQVEAMILAGKKANALGTPVIFDPVGVGATTFRTEMARRILAEVEIEIIKGNAGEIATLAGERAEMRGVDTGHVTADVEEVAISLADGWKTVIVTGATDIVTDGRRVAHVHNGHPLMGALTGTGCMAASVIASCAAVERDYWLAATVGLATYGIAGERGAQQAATPAHFKVHFFDALATVSAENVNKSARIEVDQV encoded by the coding sequence ATGCGAATCACGTCCAATGATTTTACTCTGATAGATCGCATTCGTGACGATGTGCCGCTTATTCATCATATTACCAACCTTGTCTCCATCCAGGACAGTGCTAATGTTACCTTGCATATGGGAGCATCACCCGTGATGGCACATGCAAAGGAAGAAGTAGAGGAGATGGTGGCAGCATCGGCTGCTCTCGTCCTCAATATCGGCACACTGACGCAAGAACAAGTAGAGGCTATGATCTTGGCAGGTAAGAAGGCAAATGCTCTTGGTACTCCAGTCATCTTTGATCCTGTTGGAGTGGGTGCAACCACTTTCCGAACAGAGATGGCAAGACGTATTCTCGCTGAGGTTGAGATTGAAATCATTAAGGGGAATGCAGGAGAAATTGCAACATTGGCAGGAGAGAGAGCTGAGATGCGTGGTGTGGATACGGGTCATGTGACAGCGGACGTGGAAGAAGTAGCGATCTCTTTGGCAGATGGCTGGAAAACGGTGATCGTCACAGGTGCCACGGATATCGTGACGGATGGAAGACGGGTAGCTCATGTCCATAATGGCCATCCTTTAATGGGGGCTTTGACGGGAACCGGTTGTATGGCTGCTTCCGTGATTGCGTCGTGTGCGGCAGTGGAACGCGATTACTGGCTGGCGGCTACTGTGGGACTTGCTACGTATGGTATTGCGGGTGAGCGTGGAGCACAGCAAGCAGCAACCCCGGCTCATTTTAAAGTGCACTTTTTTGATGCCCTGGCTACTGTAAGCGCAGAAAATGTAAACAAAAGCGCTCGTATCGAGGTGGATCAAGTGTAA
- a CDS encoding ABC transporter permease, producing MVRRVLYLVWKEFIQLRRDRRTLAMMLLLPLIWLIAFGYAVRFDIEEIHVMVVDEAKNEASKDVIEQLEEYEDLIVDEIVPVATAERALEEGRTDVIVTLPNGFRSFPAEKEQKLTLQVDGSRLFTAQSAVRSTSQFLYELQQENMTELKEELVKILAKSPSPSLELTQVEQLQPLLGLLTDAQIEQVEEGLNEEIEKGIASQTEKRAKTIEDWFPDFKQLEPEVDVLYNPDLKSVNYMLPGLVGLILIFITTLMTSLGVVKEKERGTLEQLIVSPLSSLELILGKLLPYILIAFIDFLLVFVAGVVIFAVPFHGPFFSFMVVALLFLIGSLGLGLLISTVSQNQQQAMQLAMLTLLPQIILSGFVFPLEAMPWGIRWIAYLMPLTYFIPVSRAIFLKGLTPWDFPLEMILMTGFACFFILLAAVRFRRSLS from the coding sequence ATGGTACGGCGTGTGCTCTATTTGGTATGGAAAGAGTTTATTCAATTGCGACGAGATCGGCGAACATTAGCGATGATGCTGCTTCTCCCGCTCATTTGGCTAATTGCTTTCGGTTACGCGGTTCGTTTTGATATTGAGGAGATTCACGTGATGGTAGTGGATGAGGCCAAGAACGAAGCTAGCAAAGATGTGATTGAACAGTTGGAAGAATATGAAGATTTGATAGTAGATGAAATCGTACCCGTTGCGACAGCCGAGCGAGCATTGGAAGAGGGCAGGACAGATGTGATCGTAACGTTGCCGAATGGGTTTCGCTCTTTCCCAGCTGAGAAAGAGCAAAAGCTGACCCTCCAAGTGGATGGGAGCCGACTTTTTACGGCACAATCAGCTGTGCGCAGCACATCGCAATTTTTATATGAATTGCAGCAGGAAAACATGACGGAATTAAAAGAAGAATTGGTAAAAATTTTAGCAAAATCCCCTTCTCCATCACTGGAGCTTACGCAAGTTGAACAACTTCAACCACTTCTGGGACTGCTTACTGATGCTCAAATCGAGCAAGTAGAGGAAGGACTTAATGAAGAAATAGAAAAAGGCATTGCAAGCCAGACGGAAAAGCGTGCAAAGACGATCGAAGACTGGTTTCCTGATTTTAAGCAGCTAGAACCAGAAGTGGATGTTCTCTACAATCCAGATTTAAAAAGTGTCAATTATATGTTACCTGGGTTAGTGGGATTGATCCTTATCTTTATTACCACTTTGATGACCTCTTTGGGTGTGGTAAAGGAGAAAGAGCGAGGAACATTGGAGCAGTTGATCGTTTCACCTCTCAGTTCATTGGAATTGATCTTAGGGAAGTTACTACCGTACATTTTGATTGCTTTTATTGATTTTTTACTTGTATTTGTCGCAGGAGTCGTGATATTTGCGGTCCCCTTCCATGGTCCATTCTTCTCTTTTATGGTTGTAGCTCTTCTCTTTTTAATCGGGTCGTTAGGACTGGGTCTGTTGATTTCTACGGTTTCGCAGAATCAACAACAGGCAATGCAGTTGGCGATGTTGACATTGTTACCGCAAATTATATTATCAGGCTTTGTCTTTCCACTGGAAGCAATGCCGTGGGGCATTCGTTGGATTGCCTATCTGATGCCTCTTACTTATTTTATACCGGTCAGTCGTGCGATCTTTTTAAAAGGTTTGACGCCTTGGGACTTTCCTTTGGAGATGATACTGATGACTGGTTTTGCTTGTTTCTTCATTCTACTCGCCGCTGTTCGGTTTCGGAGAAGCTTATCTTAG
- a CDS encoding ABC transporter ATP-binding protein gives MIQVTKLSKRYGDEVALHPLDLHFTSARIYGVIGPDGAGKSTLLRCMSGALLPSSGQVEVNRHSLGYVSSRFGLYEEMSIAENLRFYGGLYGLDKEQIKERSTELLRWIGLSSFQNRLTGALSGGMKQKLAIAVALLHAPKVLILDEPTYGVDPLSRREVWKLLKEIRKHGTTVIVSTQYLEESSYCDEVLFLYKGKLLLQEDPAVLLEQFPFLLYEMKVSTRPTVKQLHEARQLRFVVDVYWRGESLMLVCEEESCKKEVMDRFGWGGNQVVQTVPSFEDVVLEQLRKIPENGGTSA, from the coding sequence ATGATTCAGGTAACAAAATTGAGTAAGAGGTATGGTGATGAAGTAGCTTTACATCCGTTAGACCTTCACTTTACTTCTGCTCGTATCTATGGGGTGATTGGTCCAGATGGGGCAGGGAAATCTACGCTTTTACGTTGTATGAGCGGTGCGCTTCTCCCTAGTAGCGGACAGGTGGAGGTGAATCGGCACTCTTTAGGTTATGTATCAAGTCGATTTGGATTATATGAAGAGATGAGCATTGCTGAAAACCTACGTTTCTATGGAGGATTATACGGGCTTGACAAAGAGCAGATTAAAGAGCGGAGCACCGAGTTATTGCGCTGGATTGGGTTGAGTTCCTTTCAAAACCGCTTAACAGGAGCACTCTCAGGTGGAATGAAGCAGAAGTTGGCGATTGCAGTGGCCCTTCTTCATGCGCCCAAGGTGTTAATCTTGGATGAACCGACTTATGGAGTGGATCCTTTATCGAGACGGGAGGTTTGGAAGTTATTAAAAGAGATCAGGAAACATGGGACAACCGTGATTGTATCTACACAGTATTTGGAAGAGTCGAGTTACTGCGATGAAGTTTTGTTTTTATACAAAGGCAAGCTATTGCTTCAAGAAGATCCTGCGGTACTACTAGAGCAGTTTCCGTTTTTGTTATACGAGATGAAGGTGTCTACTCGTCCGACAGTGAAGCAATTGCATGAGGCGAGACAGTTGCGTTTTGTGGTCGATGTTTATTGGCGAGGTGAATCTCTCATGCTTGTGTGTGAAGAAGAGAGCTGTAAAAAAGAGGTCATGGATCGCTTTGGTTGGGGGGGAAATCAAGTTGTGCAAACTGTACCGTCCTTTGAAGATGTCGTATTGGAACAACTGCGAAAAATTCCTGAGAATGGGGGGACATCGGCATGA
- a CDS encoding ABC transporter ATP-binding protein, whose product MITLQSVSKSFGSFTAVDEVSLQVERGEIFGLLGGNGAGKTTLIKMMCGVLKPTAGRGEVLGWDIQHEQSNIRPHIGYMSQKFSLYKDLTVQENLLFYARLYGVKGKVSSLVDEQMIQYEVAHMRHKKVGELADGSKQRVAFACAVIHRPVLLFLDEPSSGVDPLTRRLFWEHVYQLTEAGTTMIITTHYMDEAEQCDRLGLMNQGRMVAMGRLEELRQHYSGKGKIAKAMPSLEEMFVYVMEHEGINER is encoded by the coding sequence ATGATTACTCTCCAATCAGTAAGTAAATCGTTTGGCTCGTTTACAGCAGTAGATGAAGTGAGTCTCCAGGTGGAAAGAGGAGAGATATTTGGGCTCTTAGGAGGAAATGGAGCAGGTAAAACAACACTGATTAAGATGATGTGTGGTGTGTTAAAGCCAACCGCTGGAAGAGGGGAAGTGTTAGGTTGGGATATCCAGCATGAACAGTCTAACATTCGCCCCCATATTGGTTATATGTCACAGAAATTTTCTCTCTACAAAGACTTAACTGTACAAGAAAATCTCCTTTTTTATGCTCGCCTGTATGGGGTGAAGGGAAAAGTGAGCAGTCTGGTAGATGAGCAAATGATACAATACGAAGTAGCCCATATGCGCCATAAAAAAGTGGGCGAACTTGCGGATGGATCCAAACAACGAGTAGCATTTGCTTGTGCGGTTATTCATCGACCTGTACTTCTCTTTTTAGACGAACCATCTAGTGGTGTTGACCCATTGACACGCCGCTTATTTTGGGAGCATGTCTATCAACTGACGGAGGCAGGAACCACGATGATCATAACTACGCATTATATGGATGAGGCTGAGCAGTGCGATCGTCTCGGCCTGATGAATCAAGGCCGTATGGTTGCAATGGGTCGCTTAGAAGAATTGCGACAACACTATAGCGGGAAGGGAAAGATTGCAAAAGCTATGCCTTCTTTAGAAGAGATGTTCGTCTATGTGATGGAACATGAAGGGATAAATGAAAGATGA
- a CDS encoding TetR/AcrR family transcriptional regulator, whose product MSDWHDWVEAMATEYELDLDESKKLTDKQRRILESAICVFAERGFSGASTQLIAKEAGVAEATIFKHYKSKKGLLLRLVIPVISKVATPYIVHSLLDILQEDLPIQTMLEELYKDRIRLVKKNWEKVKVLLVESMFHPELREALEKHVIHSVYHVMSERIVQFQKEGKVRADIPVHIIVRSIMSLGMGYIVGSNVAPHFLACSSEKEEIKWMTKIILNGIEEPTPKNEKEGAD is encoded by the coding sequence ATGAGCGATTGGCACGATTGGGTAGAAGCAATGGCTACTGAGTATGAATTGGATTTGGATGAGTCGAAGAAACTGACAGATAAACAACGCAGAATTTTGGAATCCGCCATTTGTGTGTTCGCTGAACGTGGGTTTAGCGGAGCGAGCACACAGCTGATTGCAAAGGAAGCAGGGGTGGCAGAAGCAACGATATTCAAGCATTATAAGTCGAAAAAGGGGCTCCTGTTACGTTTGGTTATTCCTGTGATCTCTAAAGTGGCTACCCCTTATATTGTTCATTCTCTACTTGATATTTTGCAGGAGGATCTTCCTATTCAAACGATGCTGGAAGAGCTGTATAAAGATCGGATTCGGTTGGTGAAGAAGAACTGGGAAAAAGTAAAGGTATTACTGGTAGAAAGCATGTTTCATCCCGAACTGAGAGAAGCATTGGAAAAGCATGTGATCCACTCTGTGTATCATGTGATGTCCGAGCGAATCGTACAGTTTCAAAAAGAAGGGAAAGTACGAGCTGATATCCCTGTCCACATTATTGTCCGCAGTATTATGTCGTTGGGGATGGGATATATAGTGGGGAGCAATGTGGCACCACACTTTTTAGCCTGCTCTTCGGAGAAAGAGGAAATTAAATGGATGACAAAAATCATATTGAATGGAATAGAGGAGCCAACCCCGAAAAACGAGAAGGAAGGTGCCGATTAA
- a CDS encoding cysteine desulfurase family protein: MIYLDNSATTPPDPAVIEVMKQVMSEIYGNPSSLHQSGLTAERFVNHARKTMAQLLAVAPTEVVFTSGGTEANNLAIKGSLYALKQRGRHMITTEMEHDSVYQVAQEVERLGWKVTYLPVDAHGRVYPQQVEEALTEETVLVSVMHVNNEVGTIQPIEEIGKALQKYPKVRFHVDAVQSFGKIDMRPKALRADLVTISGHKFHGPKGIGCLYIRKGLPLRSLIVGGGQESGVRSGTENVPGIAGMVKAAVMGHEHRQEKMAQWYQWKKQLIQKVQRCFGSEVVLNGDASFAGGAPHILNLSFPGLRSEVIVHALEEEGVLVSSKSACSSKKESPSRVLTAMGCSESESIGAIRISMGQMTREDEIEQAGRAVCASVGRLKRLTS; this comes from the coding sequence ATGATTTATTTAGATAACAGTGCGACGACACCTCCCGATCCAGCGGTGATAGAAGTGATGAAACAGGTGATGTCGGAAATATATGGGAATCCATCTTCGCTTCATCAATCAGGGTTGACCGCAGAACGGTTTGTCAATCATGCGCGTAAAACAATGGCGCAATTATTGGCAGTAGCACCAACTGAAGTGGTTTTTACCTCTGGTGGAACGGAAGCAAACAATTTAGCGATCAAAGGAAGTTTATATGCTTTGAAGCAGCGTGGTCGTCATATGATTACGACGGAAATGGAACATGATTCAGTCTACCAAGTGGCACAGGAGGTGGAGCGATTAGGGTGGAAGGTAACATATTTACCGGTGGACGCTCACGGCAGGGTATATCCACAGCAGGTGGAAGAAGCTTTGACGGAAGAGACAGTGCTTGTTTCGGTTATGCATGTAAATAATGAAGTGGGAACGATTCAACCGATCGAAGAAATAGGTAAAGCGTTACAAAAGTACCCTAAAGTTCGTTTCCATGTGGATGCAGTTCAATCGTTTGGTAAAATTGACATGCGTCCCAAAGCGTTACGTGCAGATTTGGTTACGATATCAGGACACAAATTTCATGGACCAAAAGGGATTGGCTGTCTCTATATTAGAAAAGGTTTACCTTTGCGATCTCTGATTGTAGGGGGGGGACAAGAGTCAGGTGTCCGTTCGGGTACGGAAAATGTGCCCGGTATTGCAGGTATGGTAAAAGCGGCAGTCATGGGGCATGAGCACCGACAAGAGAAGATGGCGCAGTGGTATCAATGGAAGAAGCAATTGATTCAAAAGGTGCAGCGATGTTTTGGTTCAGAAGTGGTTTTAAATGGTGATGCCTCATTTGCAGGAGGAGCCCCTCATATCCTTAATCTATCTTTTCCTGGATTACGGTCAGAAGTGATTGTTCATGCTTTGGAAGAAGAAGGAGTATTAGTGTCAAGCAAATCGGCATGTTCTTCGAAAAAGGAAAGTCCGAGCAGAGTGTTGACAGCGATGGGATGTTCGGAGAGCGAATCTATTGGAGCTATCCGAATCAGTATGGGACAGATGACAAGAGAAGATGAAATCGAACAAGCAGGTAGAGCAGTATGTGCCTCTGTGGGTCGTCTCAAACGACTGACCAGTTGA
- the thiI gene encoding tRNA uracil 4-sulfurtransferase ThiI gives MVFDCILVRYGELALKGNNRREFENRLLRNIRQKLKAFYKVKVTKTQGRIFVELGGEEAEPVMEGLQDVFGIVGFSPAMRVPLEYDDICRAAVQIVENSTPRARTFKVIAKRGNKQFPIRSQELNRQVGGHLLQELNDLEVDVHQPELKVHVEVREEAAYVYGNDRPGLGGLPVGSSGRVMLLLSGGIDSPVAGYLALKRGAELHAVHFHSYPFTSERARKKVEDLAELLTRFGGKIHLHVVPFTEAQTAINQNCLEAYSITVMRRIMFRISERLAEKHGALALVTGESLGQVASQTLESMRTIGHVVQLPVLRPLIGMDKQEIMQLSKRMGTYETSILPYEDCCTVFLPKAPKTRPSLKDTERTESRLDVEALVTAAVEGTETMVLTPASGESEFSFF, from the coding sequence ATGGTATTTGATTGTATTTTGGTACGTTATGGGGAGTTAGCGTTAAAAGGGAATAATAGACGGGAGTTTGAGAATCGACTTCTCCGCAATATTAGACAGAAACTAAAAGCATTTTATAAAGTAAAGGTTACGAAAACACAAGGACGTATTTTTGTTGAGTTAGGTGGAGAAGAAGCGGAGCCAGTGATGGAGGGACTCCAAGATGTATTTGGCATCGTTGGCTTTAGTCCTGCTATGCGTGTGCCGTTAGAATATGATGATATTTGCCGAGCAGCTGTGCAAATAGTAGAAAATTCTACGCCGCGTGCTCGCACCTTTAAGGTGATTGCCAAACGAGGAAATAAACAATTTCCAATCCGCTCACAAGAGTTGAATCGTCAAGTGGGTGGACATCTGTTGCAAGAACTGAACGATTTAGAAGTAGATGTTCATCAACCTGAATTAAAAGTACATGTAGAAGTGCGGGAAGAAGCGGCATATGTATACGGAAATGATCGCCCTGGTTTAGGTGGGCTTCCGGTGGGTTCGAGTGGTCGCGTGATGTTGCTATTATCAGGTGGAATAGATAGTCCTGTTGCGGGTTATTTAGCCTTGAAGCGTGGAGCTGAATTACATGCTGTCCATTTCCATAGTTACCCTTTTACAAGTGAACGCGCACGTAAAAAAGTGGAGGATTTGGCAGAGCTGTTAACACGGTTCGGTGGTAAAATCCACCTTCATGTAGTGCCCTTCACTGAAGCACAAACGGCCATTAATCAAAATTGCCTCGAAGCCTACTCTATTACAGTTATGCGCAGGATCATGTTCCGCATCTCGGAGCGATTGGCAGAAAAACATGGGGCGTTAGCTTTGGTGACAGGAGAGAGTTTAGGCCAGGTAGCTAGTCAGACGTTAGAGAGTATGCGTACCATTGGTCACGTGGTTCAATTACCTGTATTACGTCCATTAATCGGTATGGACAAGCAGGAGATTATGCAATTATCCAAGCGCATGGGCACCTATGAAACTTCGATTCTCCCGTACGAAGATTGTTGCACTGTCTTTCTGCCGAAGGCACCGAAGACACGGCCTAGTTTAAAGGATACGGAACGAACAGAATCCAGATTGGATGTGGAAGCATTGGTTACTGCTGCAGTGGAAGGTACAGAAACGATGGTACTGACACCTGCAAGCGGTGAATCCGAATTTTCCTTTTTCTAA